The following are encoded together in the Thalassomonas haliotis genome:
- a CDS encoding GumC family protein, translating into MSGGNVLATTAPAAEEVINLGQYFQVISNAKWRILLLATLCACLAAIVVSKIPLTYQATATLLIEAQQSKAVSFEEIYVLDSNRKEYYATQFKILGSNSIAEQVVQRLKLKHHPDFAKKPSLFNRLKAAMSLYRQQIKPVRLPESHGELSAVELQFLVSQFKQRLLISPIRDTQLVNITFESSDANLAALVANTLAEVYIEQHMNSKMGITQKAADWLTTRLVDLQGQLDISESKLQAYREQENLIDVKGVVGLVANELEQTAAQLVIARNDKNKLENIVRVINEYGRSNMMMLGSIAEITSHKVIQDVKQAVVKAEQKVSELAGVYGPKHPLMIAARAELASVKSNLSQQIKRLITGIDKKLATSKQNINSLEGELTSIRARYQALTRKENEYRQLMREVQTNRQLYDTFLSRSKETEVTRDFYSAVARITDKATAPNGPAKPRKNLIVMLAFIAAIGFGVMLALIQGALDDTVKSAADVTDKLKQHILGLLPLVVKEKSLPLYHFFNKDGRKFAESIRTLRTNFYLTDSANPKKVIQVTSSVPSEGKRTTATNLAFALGQMEKTLLIDADLRRPSIYKKFGIAAEHPGLVNLITGTAKFKDCIYQDERSGISVMPCGVIPANPLELLASPRFIKLLEVLKLKYDRIIIDTAPVQAVSDALMIAQYADAVVYVVRSDYTRMSVIQGAIARLLKVNAKLAGIVLNHVDTKKVSKADNYLGYQGLYDAQGYSEHKRAS; encoded by the coding sequence TCATTAGTAATGCCAAATGGCGGATCCTTTTGCTGGCCACCTTGTGTGCCTGTTTAGCGGCTATTGTCGTGTCGAAAATACCGCTGACCTATCAGGCAACGGCCACGTTATTGATTGAAGCCCAGCAAAGTAAAGCGGTTTCTTTTGAAGAAATTTATGTGCTGGACTCTAACCGCAAAGAATATTATGCAACCCAGTTTAAAATACTCGGCTCCAATAGTATTGCCGAACAAGTGGTCCAGCGCCTGAAGTTAAAACATCATCCCGATTTTGCCAAGAAACCCTCTTTGTTCAATCGTCTTAAAGCGGCAATGTCATTATACCGCCAGCAAATTAAACCGGTGCGCCTGCCTGAGAGCCATGGTGAGCTTAGCGCCGTTGAGCTGCAGTTTTTAGTGTCACAATTTAAGCAGCGTTTACTTATTAGTCCGATAAGAGACACTCAACTGGTCAATATCACTTTTGAAAGCTCAGATGCCAACTTGGCCGCATTAGTTGCCAATACCCTGGCAGAAGTTTATATCGAACAGCATATGAACTCTAAAATGGGTATTACCCAAAAAGCAGCGGATTGGCTGACGACCCGTTTAGTGGATTTGCAAGGCCAGCTGGATATCTCCGAAAGCAAGCTGCAAGCCTATCGCGAGCAGGAAAACCTGATTGATGTTAAAGGTGTGGTGGGGCTGGTTGCCAACGAATTGGAGCAAACCGCGGCGCAGCTGGTTATTGCCCGTAACGATAAGAACAAACTGGAAAATATTGTCAGGGTGATCAACGAATACGGACGCAGCAATATGATGATGCTTGGCTCTATTGCTGAAATAACCTCCCATAAGGTGATTCAGGATGTTAAGCAGGCTGTGGTAAAGGCAGAGCAAAAAGTTTCTGAATTGGCCGGCGTTTATGGCCCTAAACATCCGCTTATGATCGCTGCCAGGGCGGAGCTGGCAAGTGTTAAATCTAATTTATCACAGCAAATAAAGCGCTTAATTACAGGTATAGACAAAAAACTGGCGACCAGTAAGCAAAATATTAATTCTCTTGAGGGAGAGCTAACAAGTATCAGGGCGCGTTACCAGGCGCTGACCCGTAAAGAAAATGAATATCGCCAGTTGATGCGGGAAGTGCAAACCAATCGCCAGTTATACGATACTTTTTTATCCCGCTCAAAAGAAACTGAAGTCACCCGTGACTTTTATTCTGCGGTTGCCCGTATTACCGATAAAGCGACAGCCCCCAACGGACCTGCCAAACCAAGAAAAAACCTGATTGTTATGCTGGCCTTTATTGCTGCCATAGGGTTTGGCGTTATGCTTGCCCTGATACAGGGGGCGTTAGATGATACCGTGAAGTCGGCCGCCGATGTGACCGATAAGCTTAAGCAGCACATTCTTGGTTTGCTGCCGCTAGTCGTCAAAGAAAAGAGTTTGCCCCTGTATCATTTTTTCAATAAAGATGGCCGGAAATTTGCGGAGTCAATTCGTACCTTACGGACAAATTTCTATTTGACGGACTCAGCGAATCCGAAGAAAGTCATTCAGGTAACTTCCTCTGTACCTAGCGAAGGGAAAAGAACCACGGCAACTAATTTAGCCTTTGCTTTGGGGCAGATGGAAAAAACCCTGCTGATTGACGCCGATTTACGCCGGCCGAGTATTTATAAAAAGTTCGGCATTGCCGCAGAGCATCCCGGACTGGTGAATCTGATCACAGGGACGGCGAAGTTTAAAGACTGTATTTATCAGGATGAAAGGTCTGGGATTTCGGTGATGCCTTGCGGAGTGATCCCGGCCAACCCCCTGGAGTTGCTGGCATCGCCACGGTTTATTAAGTTGCTGGAAGTGCTAAAATTAAAGTATGATCGGATTATTATTGATACCGCCCCGGTACAGGCTGTCAGCGATGCCTTAATGATTGCCCAGTATGCCGACGCGGTAGTATATGTGGTTCGCAGTGATTATACCCGTATGAGTGTGATCCAAGGCGCAATAGCGCGTTTGCTGAAGGTTAATGCAAAACTTGCCGGGATTGTGCTTAACCATGTGGATACCAAAAAAGTGTCAAAAGCAGATAACTATCTTGGCTATCAAGGCCTGTATGATGCCCAAGGTTATAGCGAGCATAAACGGGCAAGTTAA